A window of Solea senegalensis isolate Sse05_10M linkage group LG20, IFAPA_SoseM_1, whole genome shotgun sequence contains these coding sequences:
- the LOC122786594 gene encoding trypsin-3-like — MKVLVFLTLLGAAFAAEDEKVVGGYECPRNSVPYQVSLNAGYHFCGGSLISSQWVVSAAHCYKSRIQVRLGEHNIAVNEGTEQWIDGAKMIKHPQYNSNNLDNDIMLIKLSRPAALNSYVKTVALPTRCPVADENCLVSGWGNTSANGSNFPDRLQCLRQPIIDDRICKNAYPHLLTDNMVCSGFMSGGASSCQGDSGGPLVCNGQLQGVVSWGYDCAMKGHPSVYARVCRYNNWISSVMRNN, encoded by the exons ATGAAGGTCCTGGTTTTCCTGACATTGCTTGGAGCAGCAT TTGCAGCTGAGGATGAAAAGGTTGTAGGAGGGTATGAGTGTCCCAGGAACTCTGTTCCCTACCAGGTGTCTCTGAACGCTGGATACCACTTCTGCGGCGGATCCCTCATCTCCAGCCAGTGGGTGGTGTCAGCTGCTCACTGCTACAAATC TCGTATTCAGGTTCGTCTTGGCGAGCACAACATTGCCGTGAACGAGGGCACAGAGCAGTGGATCGACGGCGCCAAGATGATCAAGCACCCACAGTACAACAGCAACAACCTGGACAACGACATCATGCTGATCAAACTGAGCCGCCCCGCCGCCCTCAACAGCTACGTCAAGACCGTGGCCCTGCCCACTCGCTGCCCTGTGGCTGATGAGAACTGCCTGGTGTCCGGCTGGGGCAACACATCTGCCAACGGCA GCAACTTCCCCGACAGGCTGCAGTGCCTGAGGCAGCCCATCATCGATGACAGGATCTGCAAGAACGCCTACCCCCACCTGCTCACCGACAACATGGTTTGCTCCGGGTTCATGAGCGGAGGTGCCAGCAGCTGCCAG ggaGACTCCGGTGGTCCTCTGGTGTGCAACGGTCAGCTGCAGGGAGTCGTGTCCTGGGGTTATGACTGTGCCATGAAGGGACACCCCAGCGTCTATGCCCGTGTGTGCCGCTACAACAACTGGATCAGCAGTGTTATGAGGAACAACTAA
- the LOC122786595 gene encoding 40S ribosomal protein S19 isoform X4 has product MPSVTVKDVNQQEFVRALSAFLKKSGKLKVPEWVDTVKLARHKELAPCDDNWFYTRAASTARHLYLRGGVGVGSMIKIYGGRQRNGVCPAHFSVGSRNVARKVLQALEGLKMVEKDPSGGRRLTSQGQRDLDRIAGQVAAANKKQRSLQIAI; this is encoded by the exons ATGCCCAGTGTCACTGTGAAAGATGTCAACCAACAGGAGTTTGTCAGAGCTTTGTCTGCTTTCCTTAAGAA gtCTGGCAAACTGAAGGTCCCAGAATGGGTTGACACTGTAAAGCTTGCCAGGCACAAAGAGCTGGCTCCTTGTGATGACAACTGGTTTTACACCAGAGCAG CGTCCACGGCACGTCACCTGTACCTGCGAGGAGGAGTGGGCGTGGGCTCCATGATCAAGATCTACGGTGGGCGTCAGAGGAACGGAGTGTGCCCCGCCCACTTCAGCGTGGGCTCCAGGAATGTGGCAAGGAAAGTCCTCCAGGCTCTGGAGGGCCTCAAGATGGTGGAGAAGGACCCCAGTGG TGGACGGAGACTTACATCTCAGGGCCAGAGAGATCTGGACAGGATCGCAGGTCAG GTTGCTGCGGCAAACAAGAAACAGCGGAGTTTACAAATCGCCATCTGA
- the LOC122786595 gene encoding 40S ribosomal protein S19 isoform X2, which produces MPSVTVKDVNQQEFVRALSAFLKKSGKLKVPEWVDTVKLARHKELAPCDDNWFYTRAGWCHWRCFISSSVHPQQLAEIGRKLTLELLFEILKASTARHLYLRGGVGVGSMIKIYGGRQRNGVCPAHFSVGSRNVARKVLQALEGLKMVEKDPSGGRRLTSQGQRDLDRIAGQVAAANKKQRSLQIAI; this is translated from the exons ATGCCCAGTGTCACTGTGAAAGATGTCAACCAACAGGAGTTTGTCAGAGCTTTGTCTGCTTTCCTTAAGAA gtCTGGCAAACTGAAGGTCCCAGAATGGGTTGACACTGTAAAGCTTGCCAGGCACAAAGAGCTGGCTCCTTGTGATGACAACTGGTTTTACACCAGAGCAGGTTGGTGTCACTGGAGGTGTTTCATCAGTTCATCTGTTCATCCTCAGCAGCTGGCAGAAATCGGCAGAAAATTAACACTGGAATTACTTTTTGAAATTTTGAAAG CGTCCACGGCACGTCACCTGTACCTGCGAGGAGGAGTGGGCGTGGGCTCCATGATCAAGATCTACGGTGGGCGTCAGAGGAACGGAGTGTGCCCCGCCCACTTCAGCGTGGGCTCCAGGAATGTGGCAAGGAAAGTCCTCCAGGCTCTGGAGGGCCTCAAGATGGTGGAGAAGGACCCCAGTGG TGGACGGAGACTTACATCTCAGGGCCAGAGAGATCTGGACAGGATCGCAGGTCAG GTTGCTGCGGCAAACAAGAAACAGCGGAGTTTACAAATCGCCATCTGA
- the LOC122786595 gene encoding 40S ribosomal protein S19 isoform X3: protein MPSVTVKDVNQQEFVRALSAFLKKSGKLKVPEWVDTVKLARHKELAPCDDNWFYTRAASTARHLYLRGGVGVGSMIKIYGGRQRNGVCPAHFSVGSRNVARKVLQALEGLKMVEKDPSGGRRLTSQGQRDLDRIAGQHMQLHDYPLLLSSVFFSAC, encoded by the exons ATGCCCAGTGTCACTGTGAAAGATGTCAACCAACAGGAGTTTGTCAGAGCTTTGTCTGCTTTCCTTAAGAA gtCTGGCAAACTGAAGGTCCCAGAATGGGTTGACACTGTAAAGCTTGCCAGGCACAAAGAGCTGGCTCCTTGTGATGACAACTGGTTTTACACCAGAGCAG CGTCCACGGCACGTCACCTGTACCTGCGAGGAGGAGTGGGCGTGGGCTCCATGATCAAGATCTACGGTGGGCGTCAGAGGAACGGAGTGTGCCCCGCCCACTTCAGCGTGGGCTCCAGGAATGTGGCAAGGAAAGTCCTCCAGGCTCTGGAGGGCCTCAAGATGGTGGAGAAGGACCCCAGTGG TGGACGGAGACTTACATCTCAGGGCCAGAGAGATCTGGACAGGATCGCAGGTCAG CACATGCAACTGCATGACTACCCCCTCCTGCTatcctctgtcttcttctctgcatGTTAA
- the LOC122786595 gene encoding 40S ribosomal protein S19 isoform X1, whose product MPSVTVKDVNQQEFVRALSAFLKKSGKLKVPEWVDTVKLARHKELAPCDDNWFYTRAGWCHWRCFISSSVHPQQLAEIGRKLTLELLFEILKASTARHLYLRGGVGVGSMIKIYGGRQRNGVCPAHFSVGSRNVARKVLQALEGLKMVEKDPSGGRRLTSQGQRDLDRIAGQHMQLHDYPLLLSSVFFSAC is encoded by the exons ATGCCCAGTGTCACTGTGAAAGATGTCAACCAACAGGAGTTTGTCAGAGCTTTGTCTGCTTTCCTTAAGAA gtCTGGCAAACTGAAGGTCCCAGAATGGGTTGACACTGTAAAGCTTGCCAGGCACAAAGAGCTGGCTCCTTGTGATGACAACTGGTTTTACACCAGAGCAGGTTGGTGTCACTGGAGGTGTTTCATCAGTTCATCTGTTCATCCTCAGCAGCTGGCAGAAATCGGCAGAAAATTAACACTGGAATTACTTTTTGAAATTTTGAAAG CGTCCACGGCACGTCACCTGTACCTGCGAGGAGGAGTGGGCGTGGGCTCCATGATCAAGATCTACGGTGGGCGTCAGAGGAACGGAGTGTGCCCCGCCCACTTCAGCGTGGGCTCCAGGAATGTGGCAAGGAAAGTCCTCCAGGCTCTGGAGGGCCTCAAGATGGTGGAGAAGGACCCCAGTGG TGGACGGAGACTTACATCTCAGGGCCAGAGAGATCTGGACAGGATCGCAGGTCAG CACATGCAACTGCATGACTACCCCCTCCTGCTatcctctgtcttcttctctgcatGTTAA